From Actinopolymorpha cephalotaxi, one genomic window encodes:
- a CDS encoding LLM class flavin-dependent oxidoreductase, with protein MQFGIFTVGDVTVDPTTGRAPTEHERIKAMTAIALKAEEVGLDVFATGEHHNPPFVPSSPTTMLGWIAARTRKLILSTSTTLITTNDPVKIAEDFAMLQHLADGRVDLMLGRGNTGPVYPWFGQDIRQGIPLAVENYALLHRLWREDVVDWEGRFRTPLQGFTSTPRPLDGVPPFVWHGSIRSPEIAEQAAYYGDGFFANNIFWPKDHFRRLINLYRTRYAHYGHGTPEQAIVGLGGQVFMRANSQDAVREFRPYFDNAPVYGNGPSLEEFTRETPLTVGSPQQVIEKTLTFRETFGDYQRQMFLMDHAGLPLKTVLEQLDLLGEQVVPVLREEFAKGRPAGVPEAPSHAALLARRTESAAPAEPTEPTDETSHSTENAEIVRS; from the coding sequence GTGCAGTTCGGCATCTTCACCGTCGGCGACGTGACCGTGGACCCCACCACCGGCCGGGCACCGACCGAGCACGAGCGGATCAAGGCGATGACCGCGATCGCGCTCAAGGCCGAGGAGGTCGGGCTCGACGTCTTCGCCACCGGCGAGCACCACAACCCGCCGTTCGTGCCGTCCTCCCCCACCACGATGCTGGGCTGGATCGCCGCCCGGACGCGGAAGCTGATCCTGTCCACGTCGACCACGCTGATCACCACGAACGACCCGGTGAAGATCGCCGAGGACTTCGCGATGCTGCAGCACCTGGCCGACGGGCGGGTGGACCTCATGCTCGGCCGCGGCAACACCGGCCCGGTCTACCCGTGGTTCGGGCAGGACATCCGGCAGGGCATCCCGCTGGCGGTGGAGAACTACGCGTTGCTGCACCGGCTGTGGCGGGAGGACGTCGTCGACTGGGAGGGGCGGTTCCGTACGCCACTGCAGGGATTCACCTCCACGCCGCGTCCGCTGGACGGCGTACCGCCGTTCGTCTGGCACGGGTCGATCCGCAGCCCGGAGATCGCCGAGCAGGCCGCCTACTACGGAGACGGCTTCTTCGCCAACAACATCTTCTGGCCGAAGGACCACTTCCGCCGGCTGATCAACCTCTACCGCACGCGCTACGCCCACTACGGGCACGGCACGCCGGAGCAGGCGATCGTCGGGCTCGGCGGGCAGGTGTTCATGCGGGCCAACTCCCAGGACGCGGTACGGGAGTTCCGTCCGTACTTCGACAACGCGCCCGTCTACGGGAACGGCCCCTCGCTGGAGGAGTTCACCCGGGAGACCCCGCTGACCGTCGGCAGCCCGCAGCAGGTCATCGAGAAGACGCTGACCTTCCGCGAGACGTTCGGCGACTACCAGCGGCAGATGTTCCTGATGGACCACGCCGGCCTTCCGCTGAAGACCGTCCTGGAACAACTCGACCTGCTCGGCGAACAGGTCGTGCCGGTGCTGCGGGAGGAGTTCGCCAAGGGGCGTCCGGCCGGCGTGCCGGAGGCTCCCTCCCACGCAGCCCTGCTGGCTCGCCGCACCGAGTCGGCCGCGCCGGCCGAGCCCACCGAGCCCACC
- a CDS encoding winged helix DNA-binding domain-containing protein, with the protein MMLDVDRDQVLAYRAAAQGLDRSTDDPAKLGVLDLGVQHSAAHTARLALSARLPRLPDGDADPFADEGAFAVLWSVRGAPHLHRRADLAHLARALWPRGEADAHSRLAAERKPLKESGIGALEAFAAAAKALRSVVTRPMPKGEVSAAVTAKLPDAYSYDCRSCKARHVYGGLLQQVGLPAGVRQEFDTSPPVLAPLEKRPAVPTRPAGTADVVRAYLRLHGPATAADAAGYFGTSQTELRHSWPDGLVEVRADGRKCWLPEEDLAALRGATAPEHVRLLPPLDPFLQSRDRDLLVPDPARQKEVWKILGNPGAVLVRGDVAGVWRAKTAARKRLAVTVRGFGRIGKADRALVAEEADRMAGVRGLAEAAVTYET; encoded by the coding sequence ATGATGCTCGACGTCGACCGGGATCAGGTGCTGGCGTACCGCGCCGCCGCGCAGGGTCTCGACCGGTCCACCGACGACCCGGCCAAGCTGGGCGTGCTCGACCTCGGCGTGCAGCACAGCGCCGCGCACACCGCCCGGCTGGCGCTCTCCGCCCGGTTGCCCCGGCTGCCAGACGGCGACGCCGACCCGTTCGCCGACGAGGGCGCGTTCGCGGTGTTGTGGTCCGTACGCGGGGCGCCTCACCTGCACCGGCGCGCCGACCTCGCTCACCTGGCCCGGGCGCTGTGGCCCCGCGGCGAGGCCGACGCGCACTCCCGGCTGGCCGCCGAGCGCAAGCCGCTCAAGGAGTCCGGCATCGGTGCGCTGGAGGCGTTCGCCGCGGCGGCGAAGGCGCTGCGGTCGGTGGTGACCAGGCCGATGCCGAAGGGTGAGGTGAGCGCGGCGGTCACCGCGAAGCTGCCGGACGCGTACTCCTACGACTGCCGAAGCTGCAAGGCCCGCCACGTCTACGGCGGGCTGCTGCAGCAGGTCGGCCTGCCCGCCGGCGTACGCCAGGAGTTCGACACCTCCCCGCCGGTGCTGGCGCCGCTGGAGAAGCGGCCCGCGGTGCCCACCAGGCCGGCCGGCACCGCCGACGTCGTCCGTGCGTACCTCCGCCTGCACGGCCCGGCGACGGCAGCCGACGCGGCGGGCTACTTCGGCACCTCGCAGACCGAGCTCCGGCACAGCTGGCCGGACGGGCTGGTCGAGGTACGCGCGGATGGCCGGAAGTGCTGGCTGCCGGAGGAGGACCTCGCCGCGCTGCGCGGGGCGACCGCGCCGGAGCACGTGCGGCTGCTGCCGCCGCTGGACCCGTTCCTGCAGTCACGCGACCGCGATCTGCTCGTCCCCGACCCGGCGCGGCAGAAGGAGGTCTGGAAGATCCTCGGCAACCCGGGTGCGGTCCTGGTCCGCGGCGACGTCGCCGGGGTGTGGCGGGCGAAGACGGCGGCCAGGAAACGGCTGGCGGTGACGGTGCGGGGATTCGGCCGGATCGGCAAGGCCGACCGAGCGCTCGTCGCGGAGGAGGCCGATCGCATGGCCGGTGTCCGCGGACTGGCGGAGGCTGCCGTGACGTACGAAACCTGA
- a CDS encoding maleylpyruvate isomerase family mycothiol-dependent enzyme — MSDTVRPESAAQSQSAGQSDQSATELYDAAMARTAALLRDADPGTPVDACPGWTVEALAAHLAGALADFAAQRFDLASGDDFGERTVRERDGQSVADSLVEWERHRADAEPLLTSPMGTVLVTEVVSHEQDLRTALDKPGARTDPAVRVGLTRPLEQIDQRLRESGGPAVRLVIDDEEPRTIGAGEPVATLRVAAYDLLRTVGGRRTRDQVRALSWDGDPEPALDSLPLFGTYRDTPLRGE, encoded by the coding sequence ATGAGCGACACCGTCCGGCCCGAATCGGCCGCGCAGTCCCAGTCCGCCGGCCAGTCCGACCAGTCCGCCACCGAGTTGTACGACGCCGCCATGGCCCGGACCGCCGCCCTCCTGCGCGACGCCGACCCGGGCACGCCCGTCGACGCCTGCCCCGGGTGGACCGTCGAGGCGCTGGCCGCGCACCTGGCGGGCGCGCTGGCCGACTTCGCGGCCCAGCGGTTCGACCTGGCCTCCGGCGACGACTTCGGGGAGCGGACCGTGCGCGAACGCGACGGGCAGTCGGTGGCCGACTCGCTCGTGGAGTGGGAGCGCCACCGCGCCGACGCCGAGCCGCTGCTGACCTCGCCGATGGGCACGGTGCTGGTGACCGAGGTCGTCTCCCACGAGCAGGACCTGCGCACCGCGCTGGACAAACCGGGTGCGCGCACCGACCCCGCGGTGCGGGTCGGGCTCACCCGGCCCCTGGAGCAGATCGACCAGCGGCTGCGGGAGTCCGGCGGCCCGGCGGTCCGGCTGGTGATCGACGACGAGGAGCCGCGGACCATCGGAGCGGGGGAGCCGGTGGCCACACTGCGGGTGGCGGCGTACGACCTGCTCCGCACCGTCGGCGGCCGGCGCACCCGTGACCAGGTGCGCGCCCTGAGCTGGGACGGCGACCCCGAACCCGCGCTGGACTCCTTGCCGCTGTTCGGGACCTACCGCGACACTCCGTTGCGAGGCGAGTAG
- a CDS encoding DUF3224 domain-containing protein: MPNASTPSTPGATTADAATADASPAGDRLGSTGPDGTFSYTTWEEAQPEPGEECPRVAHAYTTNTFTGAIDGTGEAHHVMFYGPGEGQWGAGHFHGYEKVTGTVGGRTGSFVLAHDGGFSGTTVRADWSVVPGSATGELAGLRGRGNFVAEHGVGAVEYTFGYAFDDQQQQR, from the coding sequence ATGCCGAACGCCTCGACACCCAGCACCCCGGGCGCGACCACCGCCGACGCGGCCACCGCCGACGCGAGCCCGGCCGGCGACCGGCTCGGATCCACCGGACCGGACGGCACCTTCTCCTACACGACGTGGGAGGAGGCCCAGCCGGAGCCGGGCGAGGAGTGCCCCCGGGTGGCGCACGCGTACACCACCAACACCTTCACCGGTGCGATCGACGGCACCGGCGAGGCCCACCACGTGATGTTCTACGGACCGGGCGAGGGCCAGTGGGGCGCCGGCCACTTCCACGGCTACGAGAAGGTGACCGGCACCGTCGGCGGACGTACCGGCAGCTTCGTCCTCGCCCACGACGGCGGCTTCTCCGGTACGACGGTCCGCGCGGACTGGAGCGTCGTTCCCGGGTCGGCCACCGGGGAGCTCGCCGGTCTGCGCGGCCGGGGAAACTTCGTCGCCGAGCACGGTGTCGGTGCCGTGGAGTACACATTCGGCTACGCCTTCGACGACCAGCAGCAGCAGCGCTGA
- a CDS encoding helix-turn-helix transcriptional regulator codes for MRAGRLLSLLLLLQARGRMTAPELAAELEVSVRTVYRDVESLSAAGVPVYADRGPAGGYQLLGGFRTKLTGLTGDEAESLFAGIPGDAAAELGLGSVLAAAQVKLLAALPPELRSRAGRIRERFHLDAPSWFREVESSEHLAALAEAVWNQQVVEVRYEPWGREEVTRVLEPYGLVLKTGVWYVAARVDGDFRSYRVGRIRSLTRHPDHFERAADFDLAGYWASWAENYRARLFHSEAVVRLSPLARDLVPYYLGPHAARALRETAGPPDEHGWVRATLPIETPTHARMEFFRFGPDLEVLEPAELRELMVRSAAEVTRLYADGPGESSG; via the coding sequence ATGCGCGCCGGCAGGCTGCTGTCCCTGCTGCTCCTGCTCCAGGCCCGCGGCCGGATGACCGCACCCGAGCTTGCCGCGGAGCTGGAGGTGTCGGTCCGCACCGTCTACCGCGACGTCGAGTCGCTGTCCGCGGCGGGCGTTCCCGTCTACGCCGACCGCGGCCCGGCCGGCGGCTACCAGCTGCTCGGTGGGTTCCGGACCAAGCTCACCGGCCTCACCGGGGACGAGGCGGAGTCGCTGTTCGCCGGCATCCCGGGCGACGCGGCGGCCGAGCTCGGCCTCGGCTCGGTGCTCGCGGCCGCGCAGGTGAAGCTGCTGGCCGCGCTGCCACCGGAGCTGCGCTCGCGCGCCGGCCGGATCCGGGAGCGGTTCCACCTGGACGCGCCGAGCTGGTTCCGCGAGGTGGAGAGCTCCGAGCACCTGGCCGCGCTGGCCGAGGCGGTCTGGAACCAGCAGGTGGTGGAGGTGCGCTACGAGCCGTGGGGCCGGGAGGAGGTCACCCGCGTGCTCGAGCCGTACGGCCTGGTTCTCAAGACCGGGGTCTGGTACGTCGCGGCCCGCGTCGACGGCGACTTCCGCAGCTACCGCGTCGGGCGGATCCGCTCGCTCACCCGGCACCCGGACCACTTCGAACGCGCCGCGGACTTCGACCTCGCCGGCTACTGGGCGTCCTGGGCCGAGAACTACCGTGCCCGGCTGTTCCACTCCGAGGCCGTGGTGCGGCTGTCGCCGCTGGCCCGCGACCTCGTGCCGTACTACCTCGGCCCGCACGCGGCCCGGGCGTTGCGCGAGACGGCCGGGCCGCCGGACGAGCACGGGTGGGTGCGGGCGACGCTGCCGATCGAGACGCCGACGCACGCGCGGATGGAGTTCTTCCGGTTCGGCCCGGATCTGGAGGTGCTGGAGCCCGCGGAGCTGCGCGAGCTGATGGTGCGCAGCGCCGCCGAGGTCACCCGGCTCTACGCCGACGGCCCCGGCGAGTCGTCCGGGTGA
- a CDS encoding pyridoxal phosphate-dependent aminotransferase, translating into MAARLQGLGTTIFAEMSALALRTSSINLGQGFPDTDGPTPMLDAAVDAIRSGEHNQYPPGIGIAALREAVSAHQRRFYDLEYDPDTEVLVTAGATEAIAAALLALVEPGDEVVALEPYYDSYAAGIAMAGGRRVPVTLRAPDFRLDVDALRAAVTSRTKLLLVNSPHNPTGTVLTADELAAIAELAVERDLLVVTDEVYEHLSYDGAPHIPLATYPGMRERTVTISSAGKTFAVTGWKIGWVCATPPLVAAVRTAKQFLTYVSGGPFQPAVAKALAFGDDYYAGLRSSLQGKRDLLSAGLSSLGLDVFVPGGTYFVTTDVRPLGYDDGVEFCRMLPERCGVVAIPHEVFYDDKQAGRPLVRWAFCKRDEVLSEAVDRLRTGLAGGPR; encoded by the coding sequence ATGGCTGCCCGCCTGCAGGGTCTCGGGACGACGATCTTCGCAGAGATGTCGGCGCTCGCACTGCGAACCTCCTCGATCAACCTCGGCCAGGGTTTCCCCGACACCGACGGCCCGACGCCGATGCTGGACGCCGCGGTCGACGCGATCCGGTCCGGTGAGCACAACCAGTACCCACCGGGCATCGGCATCGCCGCCCTGCGCGAGGCGGTGTCCGCGCACCAGCGCCGCTTCTACGACCTGGAGTACGACCCGGACACCGAGGTGCTCGTCACCGCGGGCGCGACCGAGGCGATCGCGGCCGCGCTGCTGGCCCTGGTCGAGCCGGGCGACGAGGTGGTCGCGCTGGAGCCGTACTACGACTCCTACGCGGCCGGGATCGCGATGGCCGGCGGGCGGCGCGTGCCGGTCACCCTGCGGGCGCCGGACTTCCGGCTGGACGTCGACGCGCTCCGCGCCGCGGTCACCTCGCGCACCAAGCTGCTGCTCGTCAACTCACCGCACAACCCGACCGGCACCGTGCTCACCGCGGACGAGCTGGCGGCGATCGCCGAGCTCGCCGTCGAGCGTGACCTGCTGGTGGTGACCGACGAGGTGTACGAACACCTGTCCTACGACGGTGCGCCGCACATCCCACTCGCGACGTACCCCGGGATGCGCGAGCGCACCGTGACCATCTCCAGCGCCGGGAAGACGTTCGCCGTCACCGGCTGGAAGATCGGCTGGGTCTGCGCCACTCCGCCGCTGGTGGCCGCGGTGCGCACCGCCAAGCAGTTCCTCACCTACGTCTCCGGCGGGCCGTTCCAGCCGGCGGTCGCGAAGGCGCTGGCGTTCGGCGACGACTACTACGCCGGTCTGCGGTCGTCCCTGCAGGGCAAGCGTGACCTGCTCAGCGCGGGCCTGTCCTCGCTGGGGCTGGACGTGTTCGTGCCCGGTGGGACGTACTTCGTCACCACCGACGTACGCCCGCTCGGGTACGACGACGGCGTGGAGTTCTGCCGGATGCTGCCCGAGCGCTGCGGCGTGGTCGCCATCCCGCACGAGGTGTTCTACGACGACAAGCAGGCCGGGCGGCCGCTGGTGCGCTGGGCGTTCTGCAAGCGGGACGAGGTGCTGTCGGAGGCGGTGGACCGGCTGCGGACCGGCCTGGCCGGCGGGCCGCGCTAG
- a CDS encoding SDR family NAD(P)-dependent oxidoreductase: protein MPTALVTGPTAGLGRAYAEALAARGFDLVLVARDRARLRSLATELSGRFGVNCEVLPADLADKADLRTVEERLRAGEQPVDLLINNAGYGMGEGFLDSTSDDEERLLDVLVVAVLRLTKAALPGMLARRTGAVVNVSSVAGFAPYGTYGAAKAWVTTFTEGVANDLVGTGVRAFAVCPGYVRTEFHQRSGLRVRGLPDFMWLTPPDVVDATLRHLDSGRAGPVVVPTTRYQVVAGAARYAPRPLVRAAARGVRMRRR from the coding sequence ATGCCTACCGCTCTCGTCACCGGACCCACCGCCGGCCTCGGTCGCGCCTACGCCGAGGCGCTCGCCGCTCGCGGCTTCGACCTCGTGCTCGTCGCCCGCGACCGGGCCAGGCTGAGGTCCCTCGCCACCGAACTCTCCGGCCGGTTCGGGGTGAACTGCGAGGTCCTGCCGGCCGACCTCGCCGACAAGGCGGACCTTCGTACGGTCGAGGAACGCCTGCGGGCCGGCGAGCAACCGGTCGACCTGCTGATCAACAACGCGGGCTACGGCATGGGCGAGGGCTTCCTCGACAGCACTTCCGACGACGAGGAACGCCTCCTCGACGTGCTCGTCGTCGCGGTGCTGCGGCTCACCAAGGCCGCCCTGCCCGGCATGCTGGCCCGTCGTACCGGCGCGGTGGTCAACGTCTCCAGCGTTGCCGGGTTCGCGCCCTATGGCACCTACGGCGCGGCGAAGGCGTGGGTAACGACCTTCACCGAGGGCGTCGCGAACGACCTGGTGGGCACCGGTGTCCGCGCGTTCGCGGTGTGCCCGGGCTACGTGCGCACGGAGTTCCACCAGCGGTCCGGTCTGAGGGTGCGGGGTCTGCCGGACTTCATGTGGCTGACGCCTCCGGACGTGGTGGACGCCACCCTGCGCCACCTGGACTCCGGCCGGGCCGGCCCGGTGGTGGTGCCGACGACCCGCTACCAGGTGGTCGCGGGTGCCGCGAGGTACGCGCCGCGGCCGTTGGTGCGGGCTGCCGCCCGCGGTGTGCGGATGCGCCGCCGCTGA
- the pyrE gene encoding orotate phosphoribosyltransferase has protein sequence MPSERSQLLDQITSKAIVRETVTLSSGKTADYYIDLRRITLDGAAAPLVGRQMLELTGDLDFDAVGGLTLGADPLATAMLHAAAAQGQRLDAFVVRKEEKRHGLQRRIEGPDVAGRRVLAVEDTSTTGSSVLTAVEALREAGANVVAVAVLADRSTGAQAKVEAAGLPYRYVYGLTDLGLG, from the coding sequence GTGCCCAGTGAGCGTTCGCAACTCCTCGACCAGATCACGTCCAAGGCGATCGTCCGCGAGACCGTCACGTTGTCGTCGGGAAAGACCGCCGACTACTACATCGATCTGCGCCGGATCACCCTCGACGGTGCGGCCGCGCCGCTGGTGGGACGGCAGATGCTGGAGCTCACCGGCGACCTCGACTTCGACGCCGTGGGCGGCCTGACGCTCGGGGCCGACCCGCTGGCGACCGCGATGCTGCATGCCGCGGCGGCGCAGGGGCAGCGGCTGGACGCGTTCGTCGTCCGCAAGGAGGAGAAGCGGCACGGCCTGCAGCGCCGGATCGAGGGGCCCGACGTGGCCGGCCGGCGGGTGCTCGCGGTGGAGGACACCTCGACCACCGGCTCGTCGGTCCTCACCGCGGTGGAGGCGCTGCGCGAGGCGGGCGCCAACGTGGTCGCGGTGGCGGTCCTCGCCGACCGGAGCACCGGTGCGCAGGCGAAGGTCGAGGCGGCCGGGCTGCCCTACCGGTACGTCTACGGACTCACCGACCTCGGCCTGGGGTAG
- a CDS encoding LemA family protein, translating into MIWIAAAVVLVVLVVAGGVVSYNRFVSQRNLVQDSWRQVDVELHRRYDLVPGLLESVRTHEHGEGPVFAEVARRAEVAARGGGDLSVRAGREAALAEGLRRLFALADRHPALAGDEEFLNLQRQVAETEDRIAAGRRFYNANVRAYNTRVEALPSSLLAARCGFEKAEYFEVEEAQVRAAPAIDFGALGTPSQIPPGDQ; encoded by the coding sequence GTGATCTGGATTGCCGCCGCCGTCGTCCTCGTCGTGCTGGTCGTCGCGGGCGGGGTGGTGTCGTACAACCGGTTCGTCAGCCAGCGCAACCTCGTCCAGGACTCCTGGCGGCAGGTGGACGTCGAACTCCACCGCCGGTACGACCTGGTGCCCGGCCTGCTCGAATCGGTCCGCACCCACGAGCACGGTGAGGGGCCGGTGTTCGCCGAGGTCGCCCGGCGGGCCGAGGTGGCGGCGCGAGGCGGCGGCGACCTGTCCGTCCGGGCCGGCCGGGAGGCGGCGCTCGCGGAGGGGCTGCGGCGGCTGTTCGCGCTGGCCGACCGGCACCCGGCGCTCGCCGGGGACGAGGAGTTCCTGAACCTCCAGCGGCAGGTGGCCGAGACCGAGGACCGGATCGCGGCCGGCCGGCGCTTCTACAACGCGAACGTACGGGCGTACAACACCCGCGTCGAGGCCTTGCCCTCCAGCCTGCTGGCCGCCCGCTGCGGCTTCGAGAAGGCGGAGTACTTCGAGGTCGAGGAGGCGCAGGTGCGCGCGGCGCCGGCGATCGACTTCGGTGCGCTGGGAACGCCGTCCCAGATCCCGCCCGGCGACCAGTAG
- a CDS encoding DedA family protein — MPPTTTLATTLALLPSWLDAQKILDTLGPYALVGVLLIIFAECGLLVGFFLPGDSLLFTAGLLVATGSIGTPLWLVCVLVAVAATVGNLVGYGIGFRAGPRVFGREDSRLFKREYVDKTQDFFGKYGARAIVLARFVPIVRTFITVTAGVAKMDFRRYATYTSIGAVVWGAGVTVLGFFLGRIEVVRTNIELMLVAVVLVSVVPIGLEYLRMRATHRNQQPATPTPEAETETPQADRRS, encoded by the coding sequence GTGCCACCCACGACGACACTCGCCACCACACTCGCGCTGCTTCCCTCCTGGCTCGACGCCCAGAAGATCCTGGACACGCTCGGCCCCTACGCGCTGGTCGGGGTGTTGCTCATCATCTTCGCCGAGTGCGGGCTGCTCGTCGGCTTCTTCCTCCCGGGCGACTCACTGCTGTTCACCGCCGGTCTGCTGGTGGCGACGGGCTCCATCGGCACGCCGCTGTGGCTGGTGTGCGTTCTCGTCGCCGTCGCCGCGACCGTGGGAAACCTGGTCGGCTACGGCATCGGCTTCCGCGCCGGGCCACGGGTGTTCGGGCGGGAGGACTCACGGCTTTTCAAACGGGAGTACGTCGACAAGACGCAGGACTTCTTCGGCAAGTACGGCGCCCGCGCCATCGTGCTGGCCCGCTTCGTACCCATCGTGCGGACGTTCATCACCGTGACCGCGGGCGTGGCGAAGATGGACTTCCGCCGCTACGCCACCTACACCTCGATTGGTGCGGTCGTCTGGGGCGCCGGGGTCACCGTCCTCGGCTTCTTCCTGGGCCGGATCGAGGTGGTCCGGACCAACATCGAGCTGATGCTGGTCGCGGTCGTCCTGGTGTCGGTGGTCCCGATCGGCCTGGAGTACCTCCGCATGCGGGCGACCCATCGCAACCAGCAGCCGGCCACGCCGACGCCGGAGGCGGAGACCGAGACGCCCCAGGCCGACCGGCGCAGCTGA
- a CDS encoding TrmH family RNA methyltransferase, with protein sequence MSDAPVGVGPWEGPWPDDPRYDPELLEQGDRRNVVDRYRYWRREAVVADLDTHRHDFHVAVENWQHDLNIGSVVRTANAFLAREVHVVGRRRWNRRGAMVTDRYQHVRHHPDVDALAAWAAERDLPLLGVDNLPGAVELETYELPRACVLLFGQEGPGLSEPARRACTDVLSIAQYGSTRSVNAGAAAAVAMHAWVRRHRYGQQTSPQTSSTRSATESTTSDGR encoded by the coding sequence CTGTCCGACGCGCCGGTCGGCGTGGGCCCGTGGGAGGGGCCCTGGCCCGACGACCCGCGCTACGACCCCGAGCTGCTGGAGCAGGGCGACCGGCGAAACGTCGTCGACCGCTACCGCTACTGGCGCCGGGAGGCGGTGGTCGCCGACCTGGACACGCACCGGCACGACTTCCACGTCGCGGTGGAGAACTGGCAGCACGACCTGAACATCGGCTCGGTCGTGCGTACCGCGAACGCGTTCCTCGCCCGGGAGGTCCACGTGGTAGGCCGGCGGCGCTGGAACCGCCGCGGCGCGATGGTGACCGACCGGTACCAGCACGTACGCCATCATCCCGACGTCGACGCGCTGGCGGCGTGGGCCGCGGAGCGCGACCTGCCGTTGCTCGGCGTGGACAACCTGCCCGGTGCCGTCGAACTGGAGACGTACGAACTGCCTCGGGCGTGCGTGCTGCTGTTCGGGCAGGAGGGCCCGGGCCTGTCCGAGCCGGCGCGGCGGGCGTGCACCGACGTACTTTCCATCGCGCAGTACGGCTCGACCCGCTCGGTCAACGCGGGCGCGGCCGCGGCGGTGGCGATGCACGCGTGGGTACGCCGGCACCGGTACGGCCAGCAGACCTCGCCTCAGACCTCGTCCACCAGGTCGGCGACGGAGTCGACCACCAGCGACGGGCGGTAG
- a CDS encoding HAD-IIA family hydrolase has protein sequence MDGVLVHEGHPVPGAPEFISRLRESGKRFLVLTNNSIYTARDLSARLQAVGLDVSEDLIWTSALATAAFLADQAPGGSAFVIGEAGLITALHGMGYVLTDRNPDYVVLGETRTYSFSTITTAIRLVERGARFLATNPDTVGPSPEGPLPATGAVAALITKATGVEPYFVGKPNPLMMRSALNRIEAHSETTAMVGDRMDTDVISGIEAGLRTVLVLSGVTRREDIGRYPYRPSLVVDSVADLVDEV, from the coding sequence ATGGACGGCGTGCTCGTCCACGAGGGCCATCCCGTCCCCGGCGCACCGGAGTTCATCTCCCGGCTGCGCGAGTCGGGCAAACGGTTCCTCGTCCTCACCAACAACTCGATCTACACCGCGCGCGACCTGAGCGCCCGGCTGCAGGCGGTGGGGCTGGACGTCAGCGAGGACCTGATCTGGACGTCCGCGCTGGCGACCGCCGCGTTCCTCGCCGACCAGGCGCCCGGGGGCAGCGCGTTCGTGATCGGCGAGGCGGGGCTGATCACCGCCCTGCACGGCATGGGGTACGTCCTCACCGACCGCAACCCCGACTACGTCGTACTCGGCGAGACCCGCACGTACAGCTTCTCCACCATCACCACCGCCATCCGGCTGGTCGAGCGCGGCGCGCGGTTCCTGGCCACCAACCCCGACACGGTCGGCCCCTCGCCGGAGGGCCCGCTGCCGGCGACCGGCGCGGTGGCCGCGCTGATCACCAAGGCGACCGGCGTCGAGCCCTACTTCGTCGGCAAGCCCAACCCGCTGATGATGCGCAGCGCGCTCAACCGCATCGAGGCGCACTCGGAGACCACCGCGATGGTGGGCGACCGGATGGACACCGACGTCATCTCCGGCATCGAGGCCGGGCTGCGTACCGTGCTGGTGCTGTCCGGGGTCACCCGGCGCGAGGACATCGGGCGCTACCCCTACCGCCCGTCGCTGGTGGTCGACTCCGTCGCCGACCTGGTGGACGAGGTCTGA
- a CDS encoding GAF and ANTAR domain-containing protein, translating into MRTVTERELIAAFVALAGSPDDQGAADRGTDDRDADGHLGSLVRGATSLLDVGAAGVLLADDDGTLGVAASSDDVVAQVEAAALAGPDGPGVDCYRTFAAVGTPDLGSALDRWPRFAALALGAGYTGTYAVPLRVPGAVIGAVTLHRTASATELATGSATATWPGDDALTLAQGLADVAAATVVRERALRHSGVLAQQLRSALDSRVVIEQAKGILAERGGFGVDAAFTQLRGYARRNRIRLADLADGIVDGTVDTRPVLGRPATAVRGRK; encoded by the coding sequence ATGCGGACAGTGACCGAGCGGGAACTCATAGCGGCGTTCGTGGCGCTCGCGGGGTCGCCGGACGACCAGGGCGCCGCCGACCGGGGGACCGACGACCGGGACGCCGACGGCCACCTCGGGTCGCTCGTCCGCGGTGCCACGTCGCTGCTGGACGTCGGCGCGGCCGGGGTCCTGCTCGCCGACGACGACGGGACGCTGGGCGTCGCCGCCTCCTCCGACGACGTGGTCGCCCAGGTCGAGGCCGCCGCGCTGGCCGGGCCGGACGGTCCGGGCGTGGACTGCTACCGCACGTTCGCCGCGGTCGGCACCCCCGACCTGGGCTCGGCTCTGGACCGGTGGCCGCGGTTCGCGGCGCTGGCGCTCGGCGCCGGATACACCGGTACGTACGCCGTGCCGTTGCGGGTGCCGGGCGCGGTGATCGGCGCCGTCACCCTCCACCGCACCGCATCCGCGACCGAGCTCGCGACCGGTTCTGCGACCGCGACCTGGCCCGGCGACGACGCGCTGACGCTCGCCCAGGGGCTGGCCGACGTCGCCGCCGCCACTGTCGTACGCGAGCGGGCACTGCGGCACTCCGGCGTGCTGGCCCAGCAGCTGCGGTCGGCGCTGGACAGCAGGGTGGTGATCGAGCAGGCCAAGGGCATCCTCGCCGAGCGCGGCGGGTTCGGGGTGGACGCGGCGTTCACCCAGCTGCGTGGGTACGCCCGGCGCAACCGCATCCGGCTGGCAGACCTCGCCGACGGGATCGTCGACGGCACGGTCGACACCCGCCCGGTGCTGGGACGCCCGGCGACGGCGGTGCGCGGGCGGAAGTAG